One part of the Arabidopsis thaliana chromosome 1 sequence genome encodes these proteins:
- the RGF2 gene encoding root meristem growth factor-like protein (root meristem growth factor 2 (RGF2); FUNCTIONS IN: molecular_function unknown; INVOLVED IN: regulation of root meristem growth, positive regulation of gene expression; LOCATED IN: endomembrane system; BEST Arabidopsis thaliana protein match is: unknown protein (TAIR:AT2G04025.1); Has 11 Blast hits to 11 proteins in 2 species: Archae - 0; Bacteria - 0; Metazoa - 0; Fungi - 0; Plants - 11; Viruses - 0; Other Eukaryotes - 0 (source: NCBI BLink).) yields the protein MTNITSSFLCLLILLLFCLSFGYSLHGDKDEVLSVDVGSNAKVMKHLDGDDAMKKAQVRGRSGQEFSKETTKMMMKKTTKKETNVEEEDDLVAYTADYWKPRHHPPKNN from the exons aTGACCAATATCACTTCAAGCTTTCTGTGTTTGTTGatccttcttttgttttgcctcTCTTTTGGATATTCTCTTCATG GTGATAAGGATGAAGTGCTAAGTGTTGACGTCGGTTCAAATGCAAAG GTTATGAAGCAtcttgatggtgatgatgcaATGAAGAAGGCGCAAGTACGAGGAAGAAGTGGACAAGAGTTTAGCAAGGAAACgacaaagatgatgatgaagaagacaacaaagaaagagacaaatgtTGAGGAAGAGGATGATCTCGTTGCCTACACTGCTGATTACTGGAAACCAAGGCACCATCCTCCCAAAAACAACTGA
- the RGF2 gene encoding root meristem growth factor-like protein encodes MVYNKMQLINFCPIFSSGDKDEVLSVDVGSNAKVMKHLDGDDAMKKAQVRGRSGQEFSKETTKMMMKKTTKKETNVEEEDDLVAYTADYWKPRHHPPKNN; translated from the exons ATGGTTTATAATAAAATGCagttaataaatttttgtcCTATTTTTTCATCAGGTGATAAGGATGAAGTGCTAAGTGTTGACGTCGGTTCAAATGCAAAG GTTATGAAGCAtcttgatggtgatgatgcaATGAAGAAGGCGCAAGTACGAGGAAGAAGTGGACAAGAGTTTAGCAAGGAAACgacaaagatgatgatgaagaagacaacaaagaaagagacaaatgtTGAGGAAGAGGATGATCTCGTTGCCTACACTGCTGATTACTGGAAACCAAGGCACCATCCTCCCAAAAACAACTGA